A genomic window from Vigna radiata var. radiata cultivar VC1973A chromosome 2, Vradiata_ver6, whole genome shotgun sequence includes:
- the LOC106756587 gene encoding uncharacterized protein LOC106756587 isoform X2, with the protein MSESNHTEIQIRALTGESVTLLVTPTTTLHHLKLLLRHSFPPATTSPNFHLFFKGEKLRLQTQIASYPIQRDEFLVLIPFTKKEKEPSRTSEFLLPNVPHTTNASSSTSELADSTWSSIKEDLSLLRDATESNASNSESGNEKPLETSTERGLSREKQMELPYHLILNTLRDGSEGGPLGEHNCEVFAKVLESVNCLSELPLGHCKLLKRARSKEGGGGGGGLRKRVSDGVICLCPPWLKIVVKAFAFVNIFSAFIYLQLRDLTSSLLEEALSELAKFGVKLGLGDIKNLSLLCPHMVCFRDDVEKTSFGDNIVVLNHSTDNKDIVEENPKRVRKWLYISKTVSTLKRRDSSFRKFLGRAFEQLPYEFGDEMTVGISLEELLVAVKDNDFVKKEDKPKRVKRNKTTSKSDLNHIGCHDTKSLTAVEMIDHLKKGIGSEGQIVHIEDICARKAIYSEIPIDLSEKMRSALKCIGVSKFYCHQAESIQASLHGENVVVATMTSSGKSLCYNLPVLEVLSTNSSSCALYIFPTKALAQDQLRALLHMTKGFDNDFNIGIYDGDTSQSERMWLRDNSRLLITNPDMLHISILPHHQQFSRILSNLRFVVIDETHTYKGAFGSHTALILRRLERLCSYGLELCKTFPYKLVYLNFKGNCESTIWFYLQYMDLFLLLFFLLQLLQILGSILWNLQIYLRWSYFRMMEVHLQGNFLSFGTLLCVQNLSLKKLSLLWELMSWLMKVLILFVQGDNPYIPIVDASRIFAEMVQHGLRCIAFCRSRKLCELVLSYTREILHETAPHLVDSICAYRGGYIAEERRKIESSFFGGEICGVAATNALELGIDVGEIDATLHLGFPGSIASLWQQAGRGGRRDKPSLAVYVAFGGPLDQYFMRHPNKLFGRPIECCHVDSQNKKILEQHLVCAAHEHPLSVNYDEHYFGPCLESVIISLKAAGYLSSILSSDSSRIWNYIGPEKLPSHAVNIRAIETVRYSVIDQKKYQVLEEIEESKAFFQVYEGAVYMCQGKTYLVEKLDLSNKTAFCKEADLKYYTKTRDYTDIHVIGGNVAYPLKVETNKFPKSNARADICKVTTTWFGFYRIWRGSNQIFDAVDLALPHYSYESQAVWVPVPLSIKEAVVKQAYDFRGGLHAASHAILHVVPLHITCNLSDLAPECPNPHDARFYPERILIYDQHPGGCGISVRVQPYFTKFLEAALELLTCCCCSAEVGCPNCVQSFVCHEYNEVLHKDAAIMIIKGILDAGN; encoded by the exons ATGTCGGAGAGCAACCACACGGAAATCCAAATCCGTGCCCTAACCGGCGAATCAGTCACTCTTCTCGTCACTCCCACCACAACCCTCCACCACCTGAAGCTTCTCCTCCGCCATTCATTCCCCCCCGCCACCACCTCCCCCAATTTCCACCTCTTTTTCAAG GGTGAGAAATTGCGATTGCAGACTCAAATTGCCTCTTACCCCATCCAACGTGACGAGTTTCTCGTCCTCATCCCCTTCaccaaaaaggaaaaggaacCTTCTAGAACATCCGAATTTCTTCTGCCTAATGTTCCTCACACTACCAATGCTTCAAGTTCGACATCTGAACTCGCGGATTCTACGTGGTCCTCCATAAAGGAGGATTTATCACTTTTACGTGATGCTACTGAGAGTAATGCGTCTAATTCCGAGTCAGGAAATGAAAAACCGTTGGAGACCTCAACCGAAAGGGGTTTAAGTCGTGAGAAGCAGATGGAGCTTCCCTATCATCTTATACTGAACACATTGCGAGATGGTAGCGAGGGTGGTCCACTTGGCGAGCACAATTGCGAGGTTTTCGCGAAGGTTTTGGAATCCGTGAATTGTTTATCGGAACTGCCTCTCGGACACTGCAAGTTGCTGAAACGAGCTCGTTCGAAAGAAGGTGGTGGAGGCGGCGGCGGCCTGAGAAAACGTGTCAGTGACGGTGTTATATGTTTGTGTCCACCGTGGTTGAAGATAGTGGTGAAGGCGTTTGCATTTGTGAACATTTTTTCCGCGTTTATTTATTTGCAACTTCGAGATTTGACCTCGAGTCTGCTGGAGGAGGCGCTTAGTGAGCTTGCTAAGTTTGGGGTTAAACTTGGCCTCGGTGACATCAAGAATCTTTCGCTTCTCTGTCctcat ATGGTATGTTTCAGGGATGATGTAGAGAAGACAAGTTTTGGTGATAACATTGTTGTCCTTAATCATTCAACAGACAATAAAGATATAGTTGAAGAAAATCCTAAAAGAG TGCGCAAGTGGTTGTATATTTCAAAGACTGTCAGTACATTGAAGAGAAGGGACAGTTCTTTCCGTAAATTTCTAGGACGGGCTTTTGAACAGCTGCCG TATGAATTTGGAGATGAGATGACTGTGGGGATTTCCTTGGAAGAGTTGCTTGTTGCAGTCAAGGACAATGATTTTGTCAAAAAAGAAGACAAACCCAAACGTGTAAAGAGAAACAAAACTACCTCAAAATCTGACCTAAACCATATTGGGTGTCAT GACACAAAGTCATTAACGGCTGTAGAGATGATTGATCATCTTAAGAAAGGAATTGGATCAGAAGGGCAG ATTGTGCATATTGAAGACATATGTGCCAGGAAAGCAATTTACAGCGAGATCCCTATTGATCTATCAGAGAAAATGAGATCTGCACTGAAGTGTATCGGAGTTTCCAAATTTTACTGTCATCAG GCAGAGTCTATACAAGCTTCTCTTCATGGTGAAAATGTTGTTGTGGCTACAATGACATCTAGTGGCAAATCCCTTTGCTATAATCTACCAGTTCTAGAAGTTTTGTCTACGAATTCATCTTCATGTGCTTTGTACATATTTCCCACAAAG GCATTAGCTCAAGATCAACTAAGAGCTTTGTTACACATGACAAAAGGATTTGATAACGACTTTAATATTGGTATATATGATGGTGATACTTCTCAGAGTGAGAGGATGTGGCTCCGTGATAATTCTAGATTG TTGATCACAAATCCAGATATGTTACACATATCAATCTTGCCCCATCATCAACAGTTTAGTCGAATTTTATCAAACCTAAG GTTTGTGGTAATTGATGAAACTCATACTTACAAGGGAGCGTTTGGAAGTCACACCGCCCTTATTTTGAGGAGGCTAGAACGACTCTGTTCATATGGTTTAGAGCTTTGCAAAACATTTCCATATAAACttgtgtatttaaattttaaagggAACTGTGAATCAACAATTTGGTTCTACTTGCAGTATATGGATCTGttccttcttttgttttttctactGCAACTTCTGCAAATCCTCGGGAGCATTCTATG GAACTTGCAAATTTATCTACGCTGGAGCTATTTCAGAATGATGGAAGTCCATCTACAAGGAAACTTTTTGTCCTTTGGAACCCTGCTGTGCGTCCAAAATCT TTCATTAAAAAAGCTCAGTTTGCTATGGGAACTGATGAGTTGGCTGATGAAAGTGCTAATTTTGTTCGTTCAAGGTGATAATCCTTATAT CCCAATTGTGGATGCTTCACGTATTTTTGCAGAAATGGTTCAGCACGGTCTTCGCTGTATTGCATTTTGTAGATCACGGAAACTTTGTGAGCTTGTTTTATCCTACAC CCGTGAGATTCTTCATGAGACAGCCCCGCATCTGGTTGATTCCATATGTGCATATCGTGGTGGCTACATTGCAGAg GAAAGAAGAAAGATAGAGAGTTCATTTTTTGGTGGTGAAATATGTGGTGTTGCGGCAACCAATGCTCTTGAGTTGGGCATTGATGTTGGAGAAATTGATGCCACTCTGCATCTAGGATTTCCTGGTAGCATTGCAAG CTTATGGCAACAAGCTGGTAGAGGTGGGAGGAGAGATAAACCATCGCTTGCTGTCTATGTTGCATTTGGGGGGCCTCTTGATCAATACTTCATGAGACATCCCAATAAACTTTTTGGAAGACCAATTGAATGTTGTCATGTTGATTCTCAAAACAAAAAG ATTCTTGAGCAACATTTGGTCTGTGCTGCTCATGAACACCCTCTAAGTGTGAACTACGATGAACACTATTTTGGTCCTTGCTTGGAGAGTGTTATAATTTCTCTAAAAGCTGCAGGGTACTTGAGTTCTATTCTATCATCTGATTCTTCTAGAATATGGAACTACATTGGTCCTGag AAATTACCCTCACATGCAGTCAATATCCGAGCAATAGAAACTGTTAGATACAGTGTCATAGATCAGAAAAAATATCAAGTCCTTGAAGAGATAGAGGAAAGCAAGGCATTCTTTCAG GTATATGAAGGTGCTGTGTACATGTGCCAGGGGAAAACCTATTTGGTTGAAAAATTAGATCTGTCTAATAAAACTGCTTTCTGCAAAGAGGCTGATCTAAAGTATTATACAAAGACTCGAGATTACACTGATATTCATGTCATTGGGGGTAATGTT GCCTATCCGCTCAAAGTAGAAACGAACAAGTTTCCAAAATCAAATGCCCGGGCTGATATATGCAAAGTAACAACGACTTGGTTTGGCTTTTATCGTATTTGGAGAGGAAGCAATCAAATCTTTGATGCTGTTGACCTCGCACTTCCTCATTACTCATACGAGTCACAG GCAGTTTGGGTTCCTGTGCCACTGTCTATAAAAGAAGCAGTAGTCAAGCAAGCTTATGATTTCCGTGGAGGTCTGCATGCTGCTTCACATGCAATTTTGCACGTAGTGCCTTT ACACATCACTTGCAACTTGTCTGACTTGGCTCCTGAATGCCCAAACCCTCATGATGCCCGATTTTATCCCGAAAGAATTCTAATATATGATCAACATCCCGGAGGATGTGGAATTTCAGTGCGG GTTCAACCCTATTTTACAAAGTTCCTGGAAGCCGCACTAGAGCTTCTCACATGTTGCTGCTGCTCAGCGGAAGTGGGTTGCCCTAATTGTGTTCAG AGCTTTGTTTGCCATGAATACAACGAGGTTTTGCACAAGGATGCAGCCATCATGATCATAAAG GGTATTCTGGATGCGGGAAACTAG
- the LOC106756587 gene encoding uncharacterized protein LOC106756587 isoform X7: MSESNHTEIQIRALTGESVTLLVTPTTTLHHLKLLLRHSFPPATTSPNFHLFFKGEKLRLQTQIASYPIQRDEFLVLIPFTKKEKEPSRTSEFLLPNVPHTTNASSSTSELADSTWSSIKEDLSLLRDATESNASNSESGNEKPLETSTERGLSREKQMELPYHLILNTLRDGSEGGPLGEHNCEVFAKVLESVNCLSELPLGHCKLLKRARSKEGGGGGGGLRKRVSDGVICLCPPWLKIVVKAFAFVNIFSAFIYLQLRDLTSSLLEEALSELAKFGVKLGLGDIKNLSLLCPHMVCFRDDVEKTSFGDNIVVLNHSTDNKDIVEENPKRVRKWLYISKTVSTLKRRDSSFRKFLGRAFEQLPYEFGDEMTVGISLEELLVAVKDNDFVKKEDKPKRVKRNKTTSKSDLNHIGCHDTKSLTAVEMIDHLKKGIGSEGQIVHIEDICARKAIYSEIPIDLSEKMRSALKCIGVSKFYCHQAESIQASLHGENVVVATMTSSGKSLCYNLPVLEVLSTNSSSCALYIFPTKALAQDQLRALLHMTKGFDNDFNIGIYDGDTSQSERMWLRDNSRLLITNPDMLHISILPHHQQFSRILSNLRFVVIDETHTYKGAFGSHTALILRRLERLCSYVYGSVPSFVFSTATSANPREHSMELANLSTLELFQNDGSPSTRKLFVLWNPAVRPKSFIKKAQFAMGTDELADESANFVRSSPIVDASRIFAEMVQHGLRCIAFCRSRKLCELVLSYTREILHETAPHLVDSICAYRGGYIAEERRKIESSFFGGEICGVAATNALELGIDVGEIDATLHLGFPGSIASLWQQAGRGGRRDKPSLAVYVAFGGPLDQYFMRHPNKLFGRPIECCHVDSQNKKILEQHLVCAAHEHPLSVNYDEHYFGPCLESVIISLKAAGYLSSILSSDSSRIWNYIGPEKLPSHAVNIRAIETVRYSVIDQKKYQVLEEIEESKAFFQVYEGAVYMCQGKTYLVEKLDLSNKTAFCKEADLKYYTKTRDYTDIHVIGGNVAYPLKVETNKFPKSNARADICKVTTTWFGFYRIWRGSNQIFDAVDLALPHYSYESQAVWVPVPLSIKEAVVKQAYDFRGGLHAASHAILHVVPLHITCNLSDLAPECPNPHDARFYPERILIYDQHPGGCGISVRVQPYFTKFLEAALELLTCCCCSAEVGCPNCVQSFVCHEYNEVLHKDAAIMIIKGILDAGN; the protein is encoded by the exons ATGTCGGAGAGCAACCACACGGAAATCCAAATCCGTGCCCTAACCGGCGAATCAGTCACTCTTCTCGTCACTCCCACCACAACCCTCCACCACCTGAAGCTTCTCCTCCGCCATTCATTCCCCCCCGCCACCACCTCCCCCAATTTCCACCTCTTTTTCAAG GGTGAGAAATTGCGATTGCAGACTCAAATTGCCTCTTACCCCATCCAACGTGACGAGTTTCTCGTCCTCATCCCCTTCaccaaaaaggaaaaggaacCTTCTAGAACATCCGAATTTCTTCTGCCTAATGTTCCTCACACTACCAATGCTTCAAGTTCGACATCTGAACTCGCGGATTCTACGTGGTCCTCCATAAAGGAGGATTTATCACTTTTACGTGATGCTACTGAGAGTAATGCGTCTAATTCCGAGTCAGGAAATGAAAAACCGTTGGAGACCTCAACCGAAAGGGGTTTAAGTCGTGAGAAGCAGATGGAGCTTCCCTATCATCTTATACTGAACACATTGCGAGATGGTAGCGAGGGTGGTCCACTTGGCGAGCACAATTGCGAGGTTTTCGCGAAGGTTTTGGAATCCGTGAATTGTTTATCGGAACTGCCTCTCGGACACTGCAAGTTGCTGAAACGAGCTCGTTCGAAAGAAGGTGGTGGAGGCGGCGGCGGCCTGAGAAAACGTGTCAGTGACGGTGTTATATGTTTGTGTCCACCGTGGTTGAAGATAGTGGTGAAGGCGTTTGCATTTGTGAACATTTTTTCCGCGTTTATTTATTTGCAACTTCGAGATTTGACCTCGAGTCTGCTGGAGGAGGCGCTTAGTGAGCTTGCTAAGTTTGGGGTTAAACTTGGCCTCGGTGACATCAAGAATCTTTCGCTTCTCTGTCctcat ATGGTATGTTTCAGGGATGATGTAGAGAAGACAAGTTTTGGTGATAACATTGTTGTCCTTAATCATTCAACAGACAATAAAGATATAGTTGAAGAAAATCCTAAAAGAG TGCGCAAGTGGTTGTATATTTCAAAGACTGTCAGTACATTGAAGAGAAGGGACAGTTCTTTCCGTAAATTTCTAGGACGGGCTTTTGAACAGCTGCCG TATGAATTTGGAGATGAGATGACTGTGGGGATTTCCTTGGAAGAGTTGCTTGTTGCAGTCAAGGACAATGATTTTGTCAAAAAAGAAGACAAACCCAAACGTGTAAAGAGAAACAAAACTACCTCAAAATCTGACCTAAACCATATTGGGTGTCAT GACACAAAGTCATTAACGGCTGTAGAGATGATTGATCATCTTAAGAAAGGAATTGGATCAGAAGGGCAG ATTGTGCATATTGAAGACATATGTGCCAGGAAAGCAATTTACAGCGAGATCCCTATTGATCTATCAGAGAAAATGAGATCTGCACTGAAGTGTATCGGAGTTTCCAAATTTTACTGTCATCAG GCAGAGTCTATACAAGCTTCTCTTCATGGTGAAAATGTTGTTGTGGCTACAATGACATCTAGTGGCAAATCCCTTTGCTATAATCTACCAGTTCTAGAAGTTTTGTCTACGAATTCATCTTCATGTGCTTTGTACATATTTCCCACAAAG GCATTAGCTCAAGATCAACTAAGAGCTTTGTTACACATGACAAAAGGATTTGATAACGACTTTAATATTGGTATATATGATGGTGATACTTCTCAGAGTGAGAGGATGTGGCTCCGTGATAATTCTAGATTG TTGATCACAAATCCAGATATGTTACACATATCAATCTTGCCCCATCATCAACAGTTTAGTCGAATTTTATCAAACCTAAG GTTTGTGGTAATTGATGAAACTCATACTTACAAGGGAGCGTTTGGAAGTCACACCGCCCTTATTTTGAGGAGGCTAGAACGACTCTGTTCATATG TATATGGATCTGttccttcttttgttttttctactGCAACTTCTGCAAATCCTCGGGAGCATTCTATG GAACTTGCAAATTTATCTACGCTGGAGCTATTTCAGAATGATGGAAGTCCATCTACAAGGAAACTTTTTGTCCTTTGGAACCCTGCTGTGCGTCCAAAATCT TTCATTAAAAAAGCTCAGTTTGCTATGGGAACTGATGAGTTGGCTGATGAAAGTGCTAATTTTGTTCGTTCAAG CCCAATTGTGGATGCTTCACGTATTTTTGCAGAAATGGTTCAGCACGGTCTTCGCTGTATTGCATTTTGTAGATCACGGAAACTTTGTGAGCTTGTTTTATCCTACAC CCGTGAGATTCTTCATGAGACAGCCCCGCATCTGGTTGATTCCATATGTGCATATCGTGGTGGCTACATTGCAGAg GAAAGAAGAAAGATAGAGAGTTCATTTTTTGGTGGTGAAATATGTGGTGTTGCGGCAACCAATGCTCTTGAGTTGGGCATTGATGTTGGAGAAATTGATGCCACTCTGCATCTAGGATTTCCTGGTAGCATTGCAAG CTTATGGCAACAAGCTGGTAGAGGTGGGAGGAGAGATAAACCATCGCTTGCTGTCTATGTTGCATTTGGGGGGCCTCTTGATCAATACTTCATGAGACATCCCAATAAACTTTTTGGAAGACCAATTGAATGTTGTCATGTTGATTCTCAAAACAAAAAG ATTCTTGAGCAACATTTGGTCTGTGCTGCTCATGAACACCCTCTAAGTGTGAACTACGATGAACACTATTTTGGTCCTTGCTTGGAGAGTGTTATAATTTCTCTAAAAGCTGCAGGGTACTTGAGTTCTATTCTATCATCTGATTCTTCTAGAATATGGAACTACATTGGTCCTGag AAATTACCCTCACATGCAGTCAATATCCGAGCAATAGAAACTGTTAGATACAGTGTCATAGATCAGAAAAAATATCAAGTCCTTGAAGAGATAGAGGAAAGCAAGGCATTCTTTCAG GTATATGAAGGTGCTGTGTACATGTGCCAGGGGAAAACCTATTTGGTTGAAAAATTAGATCTGTCTAATAAAACTGCTTTCTGCAAAGAGGCTGATCTAAAGTATTATACAAAGACTCGAGATTACACTGATATTCATGTCATTGGGGGTAATGTT GCCTATCCGCTCAAAGTAGAAACGAACAAGTTTCCAAAATCAAATGCCCGGGCTGATATATGCAAAGTAACAACGACTTGGTTTGGCTTTTATCGTATTTGGAGAGGAAGCAATCAAATCTTTGATGCTGTTGACCTCGCACTTCCTCATTACTCATACGAGTCACAG GCAGTTTGGGTTCCTGTGCCACTGTCTATAAAAGAAGCAGTAGTCAAGCAAGCTTATGATTTCCGTGGAGGTCTGCATGCTGCTTCACATGCAATTTTGCACGTAGTGCCTTT ACACATCACTTGCAACTTGTCTGACTTGGCTCCTGAATGCCCAAACCCTCATGATGCCCGATTTTATCCCGAAAGAATTCTAATATATGATCAACATCCCGGAGGATGTGGAATTTCAGTGCGG GTTCAACCCTATTTTACAAAGTTCCTGGAAGCCGCACTAGAGCTTCTCACATGTTGCTGCTGCTCAGCGGAAGTGGGTTGCCCTAATTGTGTTCAG AGCTTTGTTTGCCATGAATACAACGAGGTTTTGCACAAGGATGCAGCCATCATGATCATAAAG GGTATTCTGGATGCGGGAAACTAG